The genomic stretch TCCTCATACATTTTATTTGCTTGCGCACGCAAATAAATATATATTAATTATCCTAAATAGTCAATTTAACCGTTTATAAAGCAGCATTTTCTTCGCCAATCCCGGCATCCCTTTCCAACGGATGCTAAATGAAAACTCAAATGGTCGATTGCGAAAGGATGGGCTACCGAAAGAGATGGAATTCAATGAAGTTGACCGGGATGTCGTTTCAGCAGTCGCAAACAAACGAAACCATATTCCGAGAAAGTCCTTAAATTACCGCACACAAATGGAGAAATTTTTGAGTTATTTGGGTGAGTTGATAATGTCTAGCTTAAACTGACAATTGAGAGTATAAAACGTTTTTAAATCACTTGATGGGGAGTGTACATACCAAAAACGGAAATAGAATCAGCTATTAGCGTTATTTAAGAAATTGCGCATGTATATTCGTTTTCAAAATCGACAGCATATTTTAACTCATTTTAGGAATCATTTGTCAGCACATTCTAAAGTAGCACCAGAAGTTCTGTGATTTCAGGTTACGTGTTTAGAGTGTCTGGATTAATGGAAACCGACTCATGCCCCCAGGTACTGAAAGAGTCTATATAGATCTTTTCTTGAAAGAGCTCCAGTTTCTTTTTATATTGGTCATTTTAGAAAAAACGATCGGCGTCGAGTGCCTTGGCGACGTTTTCTTCGTAATTCTCTTGAAATAAGCAGGCGTATAAAATATTTAAGATATATTCAAAAGATAGCTGAGAAGAAAACGTACCAATCTTTGCAAATTTTTCTTCGCTGTTTGGCACAATCAAATTAGTAGTACCCCACTTCGTCAACTTTCCTTCTTCTTCTGCAGTAATGACAAGGATTGGCGTTTCTTGTGCATGTAGATAAGCAGCTGCTTTGGCGAGTGTATCACTCATCCCGTGGTAGCTTAACATAATGGCGCAGTCGTTTTTATCGCTATTTTGTGTATGGTAGGCCCATTCCGCTAATTCAGTAGCGATAATCACATGCTTGTGGATCTTCAGCATTTTGTTTTGGAAGCTTGATGCCCGAATTTGTGAATCGCCATACGCATATATATAAATTCGATTCGCACTGCTCAGCATTTGAACGGCGTTTGCAAGATCCTCTTGTTGTAAGTAATTGAACGTTTTCTCTATAGTACTGGACATTAACTCGGCCATTTCATTAGCTAATTGCAGGGCTGGTACAGTGGAGTCAAATGGATAATTGATATCAATTGCAGAATGAGCCGCTGTTACTTGCAGTTCTTGAGCTAAACCAACAATGAATTCTTTATATCCTTTTAGATCTAACTTCTGAATAAGGCGAATTATGGCCGAGTGTGAGGTATAAGCTACCTTTGCCAACTGCTGGACATTCAAATGTATGACATCTTCCTTATGTTCTAGAATGTACGCAGCAATTGTCTTTTCAGTTGGTGTGAAATGACGCATTGTCATTAATTTTCCTATAATATTCATGGCATCCTCTTTTGAAGCTAAACATTTTGTCCAAATCTTTATGACCTTTACGCTTCTCTACAAACAATTTTACCATCTTCCCCATTTTGTAACTACATGTCTGCTATTTTCTATACAATTAAGATGGATTTATGCTGAATGGAGGATTAATACATGCTGAAAATTGGTTTTATAGGAAATGGTAAAAGCACGAATCGCTATCATCTTCCTTTTCTTATGCACCGTGAGCATATAGAAGTAACGATGATTTATGCCCGCAATCTAGATAAAAAGGATAGGCCGGATTATCCATCTTTTACGTATACAGACGATTTGACTGCAGTCATGACCAATCCAGCAATCAACCTTATATCTGTTTGCACTCCGATAGAATCACATTATATGTATGCAAAAATGGCGCTGGAGAATGGCAAACATGTGATGGTAGAAAAGCCGTTTGCTTTAAATACCGAGGAAACAAAAGAATTATTTGCTTTAGCAAAGGAAAAGGATTTGGTTATCCAATGCTATCAAAATAGAAGACATGATGCTGATTTCCTTACCATACAAAAAGTAATCGAAAGCGGCAAGCTTGGCGAACTTATTGAAGTAGAAATGAATTACGATTATTACCGCGCAGAATTGCCAGCCCAACAGCCTTTTTCCGAGCATAACAGCTTTTTATATGGCCATGGCGTTCACACTGTTGATCAAGCGATTTCCTACTTCGGAGATCCAGAACGAACGCATTTTGATGTTAGACAGCTTTCAGGAGCTGATAAGATGAACGATTACTTTGATTTAGATCTTTATTATCCGACGTACAAAGTATCGATTAGATCAAGTTTCTATCGCTTAAAACCGCGTCCTAGCTTTGCTGTCTACGGAAAAAAGGGCGTATTTATCAAAGAAACACAAGACAGGCAAGAAGAACATTTAAAACTGAATTACTTACCAGAAGGGCATGATGATTTCGGGGTAGATTTGCCTGCCCACTACGGTACATTAACGTATCTTGATAAAAACGGTATCTACCACGAAGAAAAGGTTATATCCGTAAATGGTGATTATGGCCGCGTCTATGATGATGTGTACCGAGTAATTTTTGAAAGCGCAGAAAAGAAGATTAAAGATGAAGAAACGATACGCGTAATGGACATCTTAGAACGGGCGATGAAGGAGCGTAACTAACATGAATATGGGGATTATTGGTGCGGGTATGATCGTGCACGACTTGTTTAATTTTATCGATCAAATACCATCTATTACTGTCCAGGCTCTTTGTTCCAAGCCTTCTCACCAACAAAAGCTGGACAAGCTAAGGGAAGAACATGCCATAACGAGTATTTATACAGATTATCAAGCGCTGTTGAATGACCCTAAAGTAGACACGATTTATATTGGATTACCAAATCATTTGCACTTTACCTATACAAAACTAGCTCTCGAAAGCGGCAAAAATGTAATCTGCGAAAAGCCATTCACTGCTACGTTAGAAGAATTTACCGTGCTTAAAACACGCGCTCTTGAAAAACAATTAATTTTGCTTGAAGCTATCTCTAACCAATATGCTAAACAATATCAGTTAATTCGAGATAGCCTAAGTGAAGTAGGAACCGTAAAAATCGTCGAGTGCAATTATTCCCAGTACTCTTCTCGCTACAGTGATTTTCAAAAAGGAATTGTTCATTCCGTTTTTGATCCTGCTAAAGCTGGCGGAGCACTGATGGACATTAACATTTATAATATACACTTTACCATTGGATTATTTGGTGCTCCAAAGCAGGTAACCTATATGCCAAACATAGAAAAAGGTATCGACACATCAGGAATACTGCTGCTCGATTACAATTCATTTAAATGTGTATGTATAGGGGCAAAAGACAGCACATCACCAAACCATATTTCGATTCAAGGTGACAAAGGTTCTATTCATTTAAGCGGCAGCTCAAATGATATTACTAATTTTGAGCTAACCTCTTTGAGCAGACAAGCAATTATGTCATCACTTAACTATCCGCCACATCGGATGTACGATGAATTTGTTGCTTTCAATGAAATTATCAACAGAAATGATCTAGATAAGGCATTTGCTATGCTGGAGCACAGTGAAAAGGTGATGCAGGTAATTGACTCCGCGCAAAAGCAGATGCTAGAACACTAGTAACGGGTTCACCAATGCATATTTACAGAGGGAAATACGAAGAGATGCAGATATTTACGATTTATCTTTGACTACAACACATTAACAAAATAATGGATACTGTACTTTACAAAGTAAAATAAGTACTATTATCGAAAGGGGCAAGCCATCATGAAAACAACTATTCCAACAATAAAGTTGCACGACGGTAATACAATACCAGCTATGGGCTTTGGAACTTCTGGTATATCTGGAGCGCAAGGCGCCCAATCCATCATTAGCGCCATTGATGCTGGATACCGACTAATTGATACAGCCTACATGTACGAAAATGAAGGGACTGTAGGTAAAGCGATTCGTAATAGCAGCATGCCCCGAGAGAAACTTCAAGTAACATCTAAACTTCCTGGGCGCCATCATGCATACAACAAAGCAATTACAGCTATACAAGAATCACTTTATCGCGCCAATTTAGATTATTATGATCTTTATCTAATTCATTGGCCAAATCCAAAGCAAGATCTTTACGTGGAAGCTTGGCAAGCCTTACAAGAAGCAAAGCGCTGGGGCTTAGTTCGTTCTATAGGTGTATGTAATTTTCTTCCGGAACATATGGAGAAGCTTAAACTGGAAACAGGCGAGCTTCCTGCTGTTAACCAGATAGAACTGCACCCATACTTTAACCAGGAAGAACAGCGCAATTGGAACAAGTCACACGACGTAGTAACACAATCTTGGAGTCCACTAGGGTTCGGAGGCGACCTTTTACAAAATGAAAGCCTGAATGAGTTGGCGCATACACATCATAAATCTGTCTCCCAGATTATTCTGCGCTGGCATTACCAGTTAGGAACCGCTTCAATACCTAAATCATCCAAGTTTTATCGCCAGCAGGAGAATTTGGCAATATTCGATTTTGAATTAAATGATGAAGAAATGAAGACCATCTCCTCTTTCACTAAAGAGGATGGACGAATCAGAAGTTTCCTAAATCCAGCTACTTTTGAAGAAGAATAATATATTTACTATCTATAAATAAAAGAGGTAGTCGAGAAAGTCTGAACTATGCTTGCGATTTGATTCTGTAAGTATAATTCTGGACATCTGTATAACCTCGCTCCTAATAGGATCTTGACTATAAATGACTATTTTAGGTCATCAAGCACCAATACCCTGAATGAGGGAACTTTTTTAAAAGTGTCCTCATTCGGGGTACTTTTAGCAGAGCAGTAACCTTGTACAACTGTTCATCGGACAAGTTTTCCTTCACCAGGTTAACTTTATCTTTATGGGGGCAAGTGACATGACATACTGCTGTATTTCGTCACGTTGTTATCTCCTTATTCAAAACTTGACTGAATAATAGTATATAAGAAGCTGTTACATTATCCGAAACATTATTCGAAATATTATTTTAATACTATATAAAAAAATACATGATAAGTTCCTTCGAAAAACCTAGATTTAGAGATTATATTATTCGTACCTTTATGTATAAAAGCATCCGTATTTCCTCAGATCCGTATCACTATCCTTTCTAACTATTACATTTAATAAAGAGTCAATTTATAAATACCAATTATACTTACTTGTCAATCTGCCTTATGATAAAAATAATACAATTACATTCAGAAGGGGTAGATGCGCATGGCAGGGAAAAAGCAAATTCAGTTTGGATTGATGCTGCATGGTCCGGGCGGTCATATGAATGCATGGAAGGACGAATCGGTGCCAGCAGATGCAAGTGTGAACATTGATTATTATCAATCAATAACGAAACAGGCAGAGGAGTCAGGGTTTCGATTTGTTTTTGTCGCGGATGGTCTTTATATAAGTGAAAAGTCGATTCCGCATTTTCTAAATCGGTTTGAGCCGTTAACCATTTTATCTGCGCTTGCGTCTGTAACAAAACATATCGGTCTTGTTGGGACCGTTTCAACTTCCTACAGCGAGCCTTTTACTATTGCGCGACAGTTTGCATCCCTCGATAAACTAAGTAAGGGGCGGGCAGGATGGAATTTGGTCACGTCACCGCTTGAGGGTTCGGCTGAAAATCATACAATCAGAAATCATCCCAATCATGCACTAAGGTATGAGATTGCAGAGGAGTACTTGGACGTTGTGAATGGGCTTTGGAGTTCTTGGGAAGATGATGCTTTTGTTAGAGACCGTACAACAGGTACGTTTTTTAATAAAGAAAAACTTCATACGCTGAATTATGAAGGCAATCATTTCTCCGTAAAAGGTCCACTTAATATTGAACGGTCGGATCAAGGACAGCCGGTTGTTTTCCAGGCGGGGTCTTCCGAAGCGGGAAAAAATCTCGCGGCAAAGGGGGCGGATGCTGTCTTTACGAATGCAGACTCCCTGGCAACAGCGCAGGCCTTTTATAAAGATGTAAAGAATCGTGCTGCGGCTATGGGAAGAGAAAAGTCTGCAATAAAGATTTTCCCTGGAATACACCCGATAGTTGGAAGTACCGTAGATGAGGCAGAGAAAAAATACGATGCCATCAAAAATTTAGTGTCCATTGAGGAAGCGTTAAATTATTTAGGAAGATTTTTTGATCATTATGATTTTAGTCAATTCCCATTGGATGAGCCATTCCCGGATATTGGAGAGGTTGGGTCAAACAGCTTCAAATCGACAACGGATGGAATCAAAAAACTAGCAAAAGACAATCAGCTTACATTGCGGGAAGTTGCCTTGCAAGTGACTACTCCGAAAAGTGCATTTTTCGGCACGTATGAACAGGTTGCAAATCAGCTGATACAATGGGTAGAAGAAGAAGCTGCCGATGGCTTTATTTTTGGGGCTCCTATTCTTGCCAGCGGCCTGGACGAATGGGTAGAGCATGTGATCCCCATATTAGAGGAGAAGGGATATTACGATAAAAGTTACAAAGCTGAAACGCTGCGGGGGAATCTTGGATTGGCATATAAAGAGAATGTTCATCGTAAAGAAACTGTAAGGTAATAGAAAAGAGGTTAGCCTGGTTGGCTAACCTCTTTTTTCAGTTACTAACTGCACGAGCAATGCCAGCAGCCGACTTGTTATGAAAGGCATCTTCTATTAATTCAATTAACTGTGTGGCAGCTTTTCCTGGCGTGTCATGTGTTCTTCTAAGCAGACCGATCGGCGGGGAAACCGATATCCCGTTTATTTCGACCACTTTAGTACCGGGGATGGAGAAGGAATGGGCAGTCCGTGTAAATAGAGAGACGCCCAAACCTGCCTGCACGTAGTGTTTATGAGACATACTGCTCGTTATTTCAATTTTTTTATAAGCTGTACCGATTGCTTCCACGATATTTTGTTCAATTTGAATGCGTATCGGACAATTATGCGGTGTGAATAAAATGGTTTCATGCTGCAGTTCCGTTATGTCTGCAGTACTCTTTTCTGCAAGTGGATGGGAAGAGGGCACTAACAACACAATATCATCTTGATACAGCGGTTTGAATACATTCTTCATGGAAACTTCAGGGGCTCCGCAAATGGCAAAGTCAATCTCGTCATTATACAGCAGCGAGCTTAGTGTATTGGCATCCGCAACTTGTATCGATAACTCTACATGTGGATATTTCTCTTTAAAGTCAGCAATGATGCTAGGAAACTCTAAGCTGGCAGTAGGTTCCGATATGCCTATACGAATCAATCCTGCCATACCAACTTCTAAATCTTGCAGCGTGTTCGTTAGTTTTTCGTACTCTTGCAGCAGCGTTTTAGCTCGCTCATAAAAGACTCGGCCAGATTCGGTCAATTTTAACGTTTTTCCTCTTTCAAGCAGTTTCTCACCAATTTCTTCTTCTAAGTGTTTGATGTGCAAGGTGATGGTTGGCTGCGAATAATTTAAAACTTCGGCAGCTTTTAAAAAGTTGCCCTGTTTGACGATTGTAGCAAAAGTTCGGATAGCGCGAATCTCCATGATAACCCCTCGCTCCTCTCTAATTTCAAAGTTCTGAATTGTGCGTTTACTAAAACTAATTATACTTTTTTGATTGTTTGCCTTATTATAATTTACATGATCAACTATTCCAAGTGGTTTAGGTGGAATTAAAAGGAGGATCACGATGACAAGAGTTACCATAGTGGCCGGCGGAAATTCTGTTCATTCCCGACTTACTGGCGTACTGCAGCATGTTCAACGTTCTTTGGAAGCAGGAGGAGCGGAGCTAAATGTCATTCAAGTGCACCAGCTGCCAAGTAAAGCCTTGCTGACTGCTGATTTTTCTAACAAAGAAATGAAAGAAGCAATTGAGCGAGTAAAAGCTAGTGATGGTGTCGTCTTCTTGTCGCCCGTATACAAAGCAGCTTACTCCGGTATTTTAAAAACGTTTTTAGATATGCTTCCGCAGAAAAGTTTAACAGGAAAGTCGGTGCTGCCGCTCATTTTAGGCGGAACCAATGCGCATCTGCTTGTCCTTGATTATGCACTCAAACCAGTTATTCATAATTTGGGAGCCACTGCGGTTCATACGGGCGTTTTCGTATTAGACAAACAAGTTACAAAACTGGAGGAAAATCAATACGTGCTGGATTCAGAAGCAGTAACGCGGCTAAACAACGCGCTTGCATTGTATAAAAGTTCTTTAGGAGGGAAGATGGATGTCTATCACACTCAATATTCTTGATCAAAGTCTTGTAGGAGAAGAAGAACAAGCAGAGCAGGCTATTCAGAATACGGTCAGACTCGCACAGGCCGCAGAAAAACTTGGATACCACAGATTTTGGGTATCCGAGCATCATAACAGCAGAGACGTAGCAGGGTCGGCTCCAGAAGCGCTTATCGGCTACTTATTGGCAAGAACAAACACACTGAAAATCGGCTCAGGCGGTGTAATGCTGCAGCACTATAGTCCCTACAAGGTGGCCGAGATATTTCATGTGTTAGCTTCACTTGCTCCTGGCAGAGTAGATCTTGGCGTCGGCAAAGCGCCTGGCGGATTAAACGTTTCTACGCAAGCATTACAGGAGGACTTAAAGCCAGCACATAAAGACTTCACACAAAAATTACTGGATCTGAAAGCATATGTGAATAGAGAGGAGCAGACAGAAAAATTAGAAGCGACGCCAGTTCCAAGTTCTGCACCCGAAATGTTTTTGTTAGGTGGAAGCGCCGAGAGTGCGGAACTTGCGGCAAAACAAGGCATATCCTTTGTATTCGCTTATTTTATAAACGGAGACAATGTGGTACTACAAGAAGCTAGAGAGGCCTTTGAAAAACACAGCCCTAAAGGTGCGAAGCATAAATTTCTTCTGGCGCTCACAGTCGCTGTGGCAGAAGACGAAGAAAAGGCGCTTTCGTACATAAAACAAAAAGAATCTGTTAAAATAACATTCTCTGATGGAAGAAAGCTTAATGTCGGATCAATAAACGATGCAAAGGAGCTTGTGAAAGACGCCGATAAGGCAGACTACTTTATAAAAATCCAGAAAGCAGGCTATCTGGCAGGAACGAAAGAAACAGTAAGCAAAAACTTGCATGCATTATCTCGAACATATGACATTGACGAAGTGATTGTGCTATCGCCAATTGCAGACATCGAGCAAAGAATTGCAATGTTTACATCGCTTAAAGAAGCATTAGACACCGACGATAATTATAATCAAAAATTTACTGGTGAGGTGCGTATTTGATGGCCGCTGAGAAAAGAATAGTAGTATGGAGCAAGCAAGGCTGCAGTTATTGTGAGACAGTGAAAGCATTTTTAACAGAGAAAGAAATTCCTTTTTCAACAATAGATGTGACAGCAAATGATACATTTCGTGATGTTTTGGAGGTGAAATATGACATCCGCTATGTTCCTGTTGTAGAAATAGGTACGGGAACAGCATCTTATCAAGCGGTGTTGAAACCCGATATAGAAGCTTTGAAAGAAGCTTTAACTTTGTATAATTAAACTGGAGGATCATGATGAGTAAAGACATTTTTCGTATTGCAACCGAAGCCGATGCACCGGCATTTTTAGAACTGCTATCTAGTGCTTTTAAACCACTTGGAGAGATGGGAATTGATTGGCCGTCAACGAGAGCTACATTGGAGATGGTCACAGACAACATTAAAAATTCGACAGCGGTCGTCTTGGAAAGAGACGGCAGATTGCTATCAACCATTACGATTCGTTTCCCATGGGAAAGCACGTCGCCGGTTTCAGGCTACCCATTCGTGTGGTGGTTTGCGACAGCTCCAGACTTAGCGGGTCAAGGAATCGGAAATAAATTGCTGGACTATGTGGAGAACACATTGTTAATAGAAACATTTAAAGCACCAGCATATACATTAGGCACTTCTGGTCGTAAACACCCTTGGCTGCTGCAGATGTATGAGGGCAAAGGGTATAAGCGATATTTTGAGCATGAAAATGACAATGGAGACTTAGGCGTCCTTATGTACAAAGTTCTTATTCCTGAACGATTTGATGCTAATGTTTTAGGTACTCCGGCATTTGCTGATAAGAAAGTGGAACAATCTTCTAAGTAAAGAGGAGGTACAGCAGTGAATGAGTTCTTCAAATGGGAATATGTGATCACTTTATTCCCTAAAGTGTTGTCGGCATTGCCGACAACATTACTCATTGTTTTATTCGCCACGCTAATTGGCAGTTTTTTAGGCCTGATCATTGCGTATTGCAGGATTGAAAGGATACCATTTTTAAATCAGATTAGTGCTGTTTATGTCTCTTTTATCCGAGGAACGCCTATTTTAGTCCAAATGTTCATTGTATTTTATGGAGTTCCAAGCTTACTTGGCGCATTAGGTATAGATATATCAAACTGGAATAAGCTGTACTTCATTTACATCACCTATGGCATAAATACCTCAGCATACTTTTCAGAGATCTTCCGTTCAGCTATATCAAGTGTTCCTGCATCCCAATATGAAGCAGCTGCATCCATCGGCTTGACCAAGTGGCAGGCGTACCGGCGAACATTAATTCCGCAAGCAGGGAAAATTGCGTTTCCGAACTTTGGTGTTTCGATTGTAAACCTTCTTCAAAATACGTCGTTAGCCTTTTCTTTAGGTGTGCTGGACATTATGGGCAAAGTGCAAACCTTAGGAGCTTTATATTATCGTGTGTTAGAAGGGTACTTTATTGCAGCCATCATCTTTATCGCCCTAAGCATAACATTGGAGAAACTGTTCAATATGCTGGAAAAAAGGATGCATGCACCTAAAAGAAGCAAACAGGTTACCATGCAGCCATTATCGATAGAGAGAGCCGAGAGTGCAATGACAATACAAAAAAGCATAAAGTAAAGCCAAACAGGAGGTAAAATTATGAAAATTTATTCAATATTCAAAATATACAGTATATTAGGCGTTGCTGTTCTTATGACGCTACTGCTTTCCGCTTGCGGAAGTGCAGATAATGCAGAAGAAGCGAGTGCTGCTAATAACGATCATGATGCAAAAGAATTGGTGATTGGAACAGGGAACGCCTACCAGCCATTTGTGTATTTGGATGAAAACGGGAAGCTGACAGGGTATGAGAAAGCTGTTCTGGATGAAGTAGATAATTTGCTGCCGCAATATAAATTCAAATATGAGT from Terribacillus sp. DMT04 encodes the following:
- a CDS encoding MurR/RpiR family transcriptional regulator, translating into MNIIGKLMTMRHFTPTEKTIAAYILEHKEDVIHLNVQQLAKVAYTSHSAIIRLIQKLDLKGYKEFIVGLAQELQVTAAHSAIDINYPFDSTVPALQLANEMAELMSSTIEKTFNYLQQEDLANAVQMLSSANRIYIYAYGDSQIRASSFQNKMLKIHKHVIIATELAEWAYHTQNSDKNDCAIMLSYHGMSDTLAKAAAYLHAQETPILVITAEEEGKLTKWGTTNLIVPNSEEKFAKIGTFSSQLSFEYILNILYACLFQENYEENVAKALDADRFF
- a CDS encoding Gfo/Idh/MocA family oxidoreductase, translating into MLKIGFIGNGKSTNRYHLPFLMHREHIEVTMIYARNLDKKDRPDYPSFTYTDDLTAVMTNPAINLISVCTPIESHYMYAKMALENGKHVMVEKPFALNTEETKELFALAKEKDLVIQCYQNRRHDADFLTIQKVIESGKLGELIEVEMNYDYYRAELPAQQPFSEHNSFLYGHGVHTVDQAISYFGDPERTHFDVRQLSGADKMNDYFDLDLYYPTYKVSIRSSFYRLKPRPSFAVYGKKGVFIKETQDRQEEHLKLNYLPEGHDDFGVDLPAHYGTLTYLDKNGIYHEEKVISVNGDYGRVYDDVYRVIFESAEKKIKDEETIRVMDILERAMKERN
- a CDS encoding Gfo/Idh/MocA family protein; translated protein: MNMGIIGAGMIVHDLFNFIDQIPSITVQALCSKPSHQQKLDKLREEHAITSIYTDYQALLNDPKVDTIYIGLPNHLHFTYTKLALESGKNVICEKPFTATLEEFTVLKTRALEKQLILLEAISNQYAKQYQLIRDSLSEVGTVKIVECNYSQYSSRYSDFQKGIVHSVFDPAKAGGALMDINIYNIHFTIGLFGAPKQVTYMPNIEKGIDTSGILLLDYNSFKCVCIGAKDSTSPNHISIQGDKGSIHLSGSSNDITNFELTSLSRQAIMSSLNYPPHRMYDEFVAFNEIINRNDLDKAFAMLEHSEKVMQVIDSAQKQMLEH
- a CDS encoding aldo/keto reductase, whose translation is MKTTIPTIKLHDGNTIPAMGFGTSGISGAQGAQSIISAIDAGYRLIDTAYMYENEGTVGKAIRNSSMPREKLQVTSKLPGRHHAYNKAITAIQESLYRANLDYYDLYLIHWPNPKQDLYVEAWQALQEAKRWGLVRSIGVCNFLPEHMEKLKLETGELPAVNQIELHPYFNQEEQRNWNKSHDVVTQSWSPLGFGGDLLQNESLNELAHTHHKSVSQIILRWHYQLGTASIPKSSKFYRQQENLAIFDFELNDEEMKTISSFTKEDGRIRSFLNPATFEEE
- a CDS encoding LLM class flavin-dependent oxidoreductase, with translation MAGKKQIQFGLMLHGPGGHMNAWKDESVPADASVNIDYYQSITKQAEESGFRFVFVADGLYISEKSIPHFLNRFEPLTILSALASVTKHIGLVGTVSTSYSEPFTIARQFASLDKLSKGRAGWNLVTSPLEGSAENHTIRNHPNHALRYEIAEEYLDVVNGLWSSWEDDAFVRDRTTGTFFNKEKLHTLNYEGNHFSVKGPLNIERSDQGQPVVFQAGSSEAGKNLAAKGADAVFTNADSLATAQAFYKDVKNRAAAMGREKSAIKIFPGIHPIVGSTVDEAEKKYDAIKNLVSIEEALNYLGRFFDHYDFSQFPLDEPFPDIGEVGSNSFKSTTDGIKKLAKDNQLTLREVALQVTTPKSAFFGTYEQVANQLIQWVEEEAADGFIFGAPILASGLDEWVEHVIPILEEKGYYDKSYKAETLRGNLGLAYKENVHRKETVR
- a CDS encoding LysR family transcriptional regulator, whose product is MEIRAIRTFATIVKQGNFLKAAEVLNYSQPTITLHIKHLEEEIGEKLLERGKTLKLTESGRVFYERAKTLLQEYEKLTNTLQDLEVGMAGLIRIGISEPTASLEFPSIIADFKEKYPHVELSIQVADANTLSSLLYNDEIDFAICGAPEVSMKNVFKPLYQDDIVLLVPSSHPLAEKSTADITELQHETILFTPHNCPIRIQIEQNIVEAIGTAYKKIEITSSMSHKHYVQAGLGVSLFTRTAHSFSIPGTKVVEINGISVSPPIGLLRRTHDTPGKAATQLIELIEDAFHNKSAAGIARAVSN
- the ssuE gene encoding NADPH-dependent FMN reductase, which encodes MTRVTIVAGGNSVHSRLTGVLQHVQRSLEAGGAELNVIQVHQLPSKALLTADFSNKEMKEAIERVKASDGVVFLSPVYKAAYSGILKTFLDMLPQKSLTGKSVLPLILGGTNAHLLVLDYALKPVIHNLGATAVHTGVFVLDKQVTKLEENQYVLDSEAVTRLNNALALYKSSLGGKMDVYHTQYS
- a CDS encoding LLM class flavin-dependent oxidoreductase produces the protein MSITLNILDQSLVGEEEQAEQAIQNTVRLAQAAEKLGYHRFWVSEHHNSRDVAGSAPEALIGYLLARTNTLKIGSGGVMLQHYSPYKVAEIFHVLASLAPGRVDLGVGKAPGGLNVSTQALQEDLKPAHKDFTQKLLDLKAYVNREEQTEKLEATPVPSSAPEMFLLGGSAESAELAAKQGISFVFAYFINGDNVVLQEAREAFEKHSPKGAKHKFLLALTVAVAEDEEKALSYIKQKESVKITFSDGRKLNVGSINDAKELVKDADKADYFIKIQKAGYLAGTKETVSKNLHALSRTYDIDEVIVLSPIADIEQRIAMFTSLKEALDTDDNYNQKFTGEVRI
- a CDS encoding glutaredoxin family protein, yielding MAAEKRIVVWSKQGCSYCETVKAFLTEKEIPFSTIDVTANDTFRDVLEVKYDIRYVPVVEIGTGTASYQAVLKPDIEALKEALTLYN
- a CDS encoding GNAT family N-acetyltransferase yields the protein MSKDIFRIATEADAPAFLELLSSAFKPLGEMGIDWPSTRATLEMVTDNIKNSTAVVLERDGRLLSTITIRFPWESTSPVSGYPFVWWFATAPDLAGQGIGNKLLDYVENTLLIETFKAPAYTLGTSGRKHPWLLQMYEGKGYKRYFEHENDNGDLGVLMYKVLIPERFDANVLGTPAFADKKVEQSSK
- a CDS encoding amino acid ABC transporter permease, which encodes MNEFFKWEYVITLFPKVLSALPTTLLIVLFATLIGSFLGLIIAYCRIERIPFLNQISAVYVSFIRGTPILVQMFIVFYGVPSLLGALGIDISNWNKLYFIYITYGINTSAYFSEIFRSAISSVPASQYEAAASIGLTKWQAYRRTLIPQAGKIAFPNFGVSIVNLLQNTSLAFSLGVLDIMGKVQTLGALYYRVLEGYFIAAIIFIALSITLEKLFNMLEKRMHAPKRSKQVTMQPLSIERAESAMTIQKSIK